In the Babylonia areolata isolate BAREFJ2019XMU chromosome 34, ASM4173473v1, whole genome shotgun sequence genome, one interval contains:
- the LOC143277600 gene encoding uncharacterized protein LOC143277600 produces the protein MPNTSTAVTAEWETETDGGGGDSDVELASMYLQYHVTYMLWLVVPPVLLAMGCLGNAMTVVVMSGMRASESTACLAGYFTALALSDLVLLITSVLWDWPFHRLRNPRPVLRRTPLHHTLLPALRVLHDVSLVPLVLPHRVGVLCTARRGKVVIAVIVMVSLVVNLYIFFLYREEAVDDLYTECVSIDEDVAYVFRLLDLFLASLIPFLFLIVANSILIHRVVQSVRMSGKVSSAGKDDQRSAERANPVSSMTTTLIATSAAFLVLTMPTCVLDTYTEAVGVYKNELEDEELNERLFVADTVCALVWMSNSAVNFYVYVLSGRKFREETKRCLCSCFRRCVAPLRE, from the exons ATGCCCAACACCAGCACCGCTGTCACCGCAGAGTGGGAGACGGAGacggatgggggtggtggggatagtGACGTGGAGCTGGCCTCCATGTACCTTCAGTACCACGTGACCTACATGCTGTGGCTGGTGGTGCCCCCTGTGCTGCTGGCGATGGGTTGCCTTGGCAACgcgatgacggtggtggtgatgagcgGAATGCGGGCCTCGGAGAGTACGGCCTGTCTGGCTGGGTACTTCACGGCTCTGGCGCTGTCCGACCTCGTGCTGCTCATCACATCCGTGCTGTGGGACTGGCCCTTTCATCGCCTTCGGAACCCCCGTCCCGTACTTCGGAGAACTCCCCTGCACCATACCCTTCTTCCTGCTCTACGTGTCCTCCATGACGTCAGCCTGGTTCCTC TGGTCCTGCCGCACCGCGTCGGGGTGCTGTGCACGGCGAGGAGAGGGAAGGTCGTCATCGCCGTCATCGTGATGGTTTCCCTCGTGGTCAACCTGTACATTTTCTTCCTCTATCGCGAGGAAGCCGTGGACGATTTGTACACGGAGTGCGTGAGCATTGACGAAGACGTTGCCTACGTTTTCCGGCTCCTGGATCTGTTCCTGGCCTCGTTGATTCCTTTCCTTTTCCTCATCGTCGCCAACAGCATTCTGATCCATCGGGTGGTGCAGTCGGTCCGGATGTCCGGCAAGGTCAGCAGCGCCGGCAAGGACGACCAGAGGTCAGCAGAGCGTGCGAATCCCGTGTCCTCCATGACCACCACCCTCATCGCCACGTCAGCAGCTTTCCTCGTGCTCACGATGCCTACCTGCGTGCTGGACACGTACACGGAGGCTGTCGGTGTCTACAAGAACGAGCTGGAGGATGAGGAGCTCAACGAACGGCTGTTTGTGGCGGATACCGTGTGTGCCCTGGTCTGGATGAGCAACAGCGCCGTCAATTTTTACGTCTATGTTTTGAGCGGGAGGAAGTTCCGGGAAGAGACCAAGCGGTGCTTGTGCTCGTGCTTCAGGAGATGTGTTGCCCCCCTGAGGGAGTGA